From the genome of Anopheles moucheti chromosome 3, idAnoMoucSN_F20_07, whole genome shotgun sequence, one region includes:
- the LOC128303003 gene encoding uncharacterized protein LOC128303003, with protein MKIPAIAKHGTIFCTSGSHKASAIFVDDELVITSGLMLSDNERFVEQLSNAVNYRPVVELSKSTEVKDIFELDFRVVCKHENVLREQPARVYQIVYSRRVKECLETMLEGLHVWINGDMKPIRSYATLFASIIILFTNLTKRVAWEQVKRVLERLQPFSSERVNLLDKVVTVSTPFGDESFFNTLHVGHVSNIFGEQDCLLLLDTHLSSGCQGGAVYNYQMKMQGILIGATFMYRNENVCFPLAINMEEIVSIVTNRRNLCQSLSTALPAQAFRSVCMIDSQGCWGTGCAFELNGKHYIISCSHVLATDNITCMFNDRKIMHPKLVYKNPIFDSAYDIALMEATFEEEAKSSNWYCQLANYIPRIGQRLYAVGFPVFKSLASGSVFKPSVIPGRVTKYSEGILFTDCSIQCGQSGGPIFDENGLLVAIAVSNFKSSLDNIIYNCHNMCVPVNDIYGILENYSKTRDKASLAGLQADWNVRSKWKLKPPVILNKL; from the exons ATgaag ATTCCAGCAATTGCAAAGCATGGTACCATTTTCTGCACGTCTGGCAGTCACAAAGCATCGGCAATTTTCGTCGACGACGAGCTTGTTATCACCTCCGGATTAATGTTGAGCGATAACGAGCGCTTCGTAGAGCAGCTTAGTAATGCCGTCAATTACAGGCCTGTCGTAGAGCTTTCCAAATCCACTGAAGTCAAGGATATCTTTGAGTTAGATTTCCGTGTTGTTTGTAAGCACGAGAATGTGCTGCGGGAACAACCGGCTCGTGTTTATCAAATAGTGTACTCTCGCCGGGTGAAAGAATGTCTGGAAACGATGCTAGAAGGATTGCACGTTTGGATCAACGGTGATATGAAACCAATTCGTTCGTATGCCACACTTTTTGCTAGCATCATTATTCTGTTCACAAATCTTACAAAACGCGTTGCTTGGGAGCAGGTTAAGAGAGTACTCGAGCGACTTCAACCATTCAGCAGCGAAAGGGTTAATCTGCTGGATAAAGTGGTAACCGTATCCACTCCGTTTGGTGATGAATCGTTCTTCAACACGCTTCACGTAGGACACGTTTCCAACATTTTCGGCGAACAGgactgtttgctgctgctcgacacACATCTCAGCTCGGGCTGCCAAGGAGGAGCCGTTTACAACTACCAAAT GAAAATGCAAGGCATTCTTATCGGGGCCACGTTTATGTATCGTAACGAGAACGTTTGCTTCCCACTAGCGATCAACATGGAAGAGATTGTAAGCATTGTTACAAACCGAAGAAACCTTTGTCAAAGCTTATCAACCGCTTTGCCAGCGCAAGCGTTTCGTTCCGTCTGTATGATTGACTCGCAAGGATGCTGGGGAACCGGATGTGCATTCGAGCTGAACGGGAAACATTACATCATTTCCTGTTCTCACGTGCTCGCAACG GATAACATTACTTGCATGTTTAATGATCGCAAAATAATGCACCCGAAACTTGTATACAAAAATCCAATCTTCGATAGTGCGTACGATATTGCACTGATGGAGGCAACTTTCGAAGAGGAAGCGAAATCGTCGAATTGGTACTGCCAGTTAGCTAATTACATTCCCCGCATTGGTCAACGGTTGTATGCTGTTGGCTTTCCCGTGTTTAAATCGTTGGCCAGCGGGTCAGTTTTTAAACCTAGCGTTATTCCGGGACGTGTCACAAAGTACAGTGAAGGTATCCTGTTTACGGATTGTTCTATTCAATGTG GACAAAGTGGCGGTCCAATATTCGATGAGAATGGGTTGTTGGTAGCAATCGCTGTATCAAACTTCAAGAGTTCTTTAGATAACATAATCTACAACTGTCACAACATGTGCGTTCCGGTGAATGATATTTACGGCATTCTGGAAAACTATTCGAAAACACGTG ATAAAGCATCCCTCGCAGGATTACAGGCTGATTGGAATGTGCGTTCGAAGTGGAAACTTAAACCTCcagttattttaaataaactgTAG